In the Pocillopora verrucosa isolate sample1 chromosome 4, ASM3666991v2, whole genome shotgun sequence genome, acaattttgaaaatattgtagtACGTTTACTTGTTGGCCTACTTTAATGTGAAATCAGTTTGTCAAATCACTTTTGAATCATGATTACTACATTGTATTCCATCAGAGATTCTTTGCAGTACTTATGATCTTCATTGTCTGGAGAGTTTCTGTATGGTTTGATTATTTGTAATCTGTGTGGTCGTCTGTGATGTACATTAAATGGTTTTCATTCTGTGAGTGACAAACTGTGGTTTATGACAAACAACAGTCTGATCTTTACAAGCATTGAAGAAAGTGCCAAAAAGgagacatgaaaaaattcaagcttCAATAGAGTTAAAGGCATGACTTCCAGTTTGGTGCTGCTACTGAGCTAAAAAGCAACCTGTTGAGAGTGAAGATAATTTTTGGGTGAAAcaaattgttatgatttatTTCActtgtttcatttctttatgGGGAACAAAGAAGGAGGATCATTTCATTTGTTGAGTTGTATCAATCTACTGATGTGTAGTTCACCTATCCTATGTCCTTCATGTCTACTATTCTTAATGGTTGCAAGATATGATGAACGGAGTGATGTCTGGTCACTTGGATGCATAGTTCTTGAATTAGCCACTTGTGGCTTCCTGGATGTGAGTAACTGAATGTTAAAAATGTGATCAATGGCATCAAAATTAATGAAAGTTTATCAAGGCATTTTTATGCTGGTAATACATACGCAGGTGCAaggatattttttgttttaaaagaggaTTACCATTTAAAACATATATTAAATTTGTTGCTTAAATTGTCATCTTTAGAACAGTTACTTTACATACCAGTTTAACCATGAAAGGATTGACAACTTTCATAAAtaatttgttcttctttttataCCAAACATTCTTCTTAGCAATCATTTAGTAATACTATAGAATCTAGTTATAGTATGTGAAACAAATTGGTAAGTGTATTTGAGATGCCTACAAAGACTTTGTTTTTCTGGTGTTGCAGCAATCACAGATATCTTCAAAACtctttcaaatcaaacaatCTCCTCAAGAACTAGAAGATGTTCTTAAAGAAGTTGAGAAGGTCTGTTTATCTctaaaaagggtaatttagtgtcaactgagttgaaaatgtaaacttgccaccataaagagtttaatggctgacatttcaagcactggcccttcgtcagagcaaaggGCCCTTCCGatcgctcaaaacgtcagcctttaaactctttacagtggctaatttacattttaaacttagttgataacacttaattaccctgttttactttcccactgatgcagcaccacagtttctctagaaacttaccccctttattcatttatctctaaaagggtaattaagtattttcaactgatttgataatgtaaattgaccactgtaaagagtttcaaagctgacatttcaagtgttagcccttcaccATTTGttctgaggaagggctaacgttTGAAATGCTAGCTTGGAAACTCTttcagtggccaatttacatgatTAACTCGGGTGAaaacacttaattaccctgttatattctcTCACccatgcagcaccacagtttctttagaaacttaataCCCTCTTTAATAATTTATCTCCTAAAAGACTTTTTATAATAACAttacttttgattttttatGAGCACATTTTTGTATTTAAGCCATATTTGCTCAGATTAAGTGATCATTAGCGAGAGGGagtgaattttctttcattttgttgtttctttttcaaagtttaataAAGCAGCATATTATATAAAAGCCAAATGCTTCACTTCGCTTTTGGTTGTAAAGACAATGGGGTAGTCCTcgagagttaatttttttgtgtaattcaGTAGACAGCATACATTCGTTGTGTGCCTAATCACTTGTGAGTAATTATACCAAGTAAACAGACTTTATACTCACAATCATAAATATTTTGCCAAGACTCCGGTTGGAGTTCTGATGTGATAACATgatatttacatttaaattgtATCATTTAAATATTACTTTATTACAATTGTTTTTTGTAGgcatacaaaacaaaagatgcTAAAGATCTCTGCCAGACTATTCGAATTATGCTTAGAAGAAATTTCCAACAAAGACCTACCATGAAGTAAGAATTTTATAAACTTTCAAGCAGCCAGTCACAGAAGGATAACCaagataaaaattgaagttactGTAGTTTTTTAATGACATATTGCAGTTACAAAAGTGGATAATTTATCAGCCTATTTTTCTTCCTTAGAAATTACACATCAATATTTATGTTTAATGTGGTCTGCTGCCGCCCAGCTCTCCCGCTTTGTTTCTTGATTGTGGGCATCCAGGATTTATGTTCTTATTGCAAACTTAATCATGAAATCATGAGCAATTATTTCATTCATCTTgtgattaattaaaaaatcacaaCTTATACTAAGGACTTGACAAAGTAGCTAATTAAGAACAATTTGTTCAGATGGTCTTGcctaattcttttcttttttaatcaaaaacagTTACTTTGTATTCTCACTTGTGGGACAATTTTTGCCTGTAGGGAACTGGCTGAGCTGCCGTATGTTAAAGGTTGTATTGCACTGAGTAGTAAACAGCCAAAAGGAACAGGGGCTGCTACCAAAGGAGCAAGAAAAGATGGTATGTGCAACCACAAGATGTTCCATAGATACACTTGGCTAAGGTTaatatattataaaaaattttattgtttatattgttttcaaatggtttttgttttttccacagcTGCAAAACCAGTACCCAAAGATAAGGGTGTGGCAGGTGTTCTTGGTAAATATTTATCCATCAATATTTGAAcatttctaaaataaaatttctgaatAGCTTGTGAGGTAAacaatatcttaagtttgcTGTGTTGAGTGGTtaggtttatttttttagaaCTTCTTAAGAATAAGTTGCTTAGATGAattaattgttttccttttttcatatATCCAAACAACAGATTACATGAAGAAAAACAAGGATAGTGTAGCTTGTCAGGTAACACAATAAAGCCGGTTCCTTGGTTCTCCTCTTTCCCTGTGGCTATTACCTCATTTTGCTAAACAGCAAAAAGTAATGAGAAGATTTTAACACTcttttattaattaaaagtaatttgTAAAAGCATGaataaaatgagataaaatgtttgttgaaaaatatgaacaacTTGTGATGCTGACCTGTCCAGTCAGATGTTTCAATGTTCtgtcttttattcttgtgacagGTCCAAGCTTTGAAACACCTTGAACAAATTACAAGGAAGCAAGGTATTTGTGTGGACATAACTCTCTTGTAGTGTTGTGTGTTCCCATCTGAGCTGTGAACTATTTATGACTCAAGCTCGTTAATTGTGTAGGATTATTTGGGATCAGGTGTTGTTATTCTTTGGGAAGCGGCAAAGTGTAACAATGCAAGAGTCGGCAGTCaggaaaacaaagacaaaagagaaacaatcaattttttgcGATCTTGATACAATTGCGTATAAACAGCAACATAAACTGCATTTTAACTGCATGCAATACTGATCCTAAAGTGTCAGGAGTAGCACAATTGGTCCTCATTGTAAAGGTTACAAACCTATTGAAACCACAGACTAAAGAAAAAAGTCCAGTTCAGTAAGCGTGATCACtcttatcaaaagaaaacatgatcACTGGTTTCTAAAATGGAAGGAGGCCAATATATGCTCATTGGAGGGGAGTGGCCAATTCAAGTCATTTTTGTATTCATACTTAAtatcctatatatatatatatatatgtatatatattgatagatagatagatagataataTGTTATACTATATTATACATTATATTATAcattatattatatatttgtAAGGCAGGTTCCACAtagttttgtcttgttttgaattttgaatgtTGCCTTGATTGCAGATGTTTCattaaacaaaaaagcaaagcaGCAAATTGCAGAAACCatgacaaatgaaaacaaaaaacaggaTCCATCCAAAGATGTTCACCTTCAAGCCTTGAAGATATTTATTAATCTTTTTCCACATGGTGAGGAATTATTACTTGTTTATATGAAGTGGAACAGTGGCTCACTGCTGGAATTTTATGCCTCTGTGATTTGGAGGAATGTCCAGTACATGTTAATCAAGCTATAGCATGCTTGATGTAGCAGTTGATTTGCAGTAAACTTTCCTTCTTTCTGGTTAGAGAGCATGTGTGAGAGTGCAGGTGGCAAGGTGcttattaaaattcaaatagaAAGTATGGTCACATACAAAGACGGCTGAGACGTGGTGAAAACTGCTTGCAATTTTTGACCAAGAGTTCTGTTGCCTGGATTCTTAAGCGTTTGTATTTAGCAGGAACAACTGCAGAATATGAAGCTACTAAAGTTTATTTTATCTGCATGCTTTAACCCTATGACCCCTTGGAATGACAAGCACTTCATTTGTCTTCTCAGTTTCATCCCTGATTCATGCAACAAGGTCACACaattaaaggaaacaatcaccaaTTAAAGGAACTcttcatttttaaacaaatatctCCTCGTCAACACCTAAGGaaatatagaaaacagtatggagaatatgcattctgatgttgggtgtaaagggttaaggaacataaaaaagaataaaggatTTTTCATGTTAGTTGTAAAGAAGTGgtcttttattttgttgcttTACTACAGGATtgttttaatatcttttttgcTTTTCAGCTGATGATAATGATGTCATGTTCACAGAGGAGATAATTCGCCCTGTTCTTTCAGCAATGAAGGTGAGTTATTGTGAGGGTTATGTAATTAAAATTGTTCCTCAATCTGAGAGTCAAAGGAATTCCTAATTCAGTGCCTGTTTCATACCCTCCATATTGACAGTTtcttgctgaatttttttctctgcctGGTAGTCCCACATAACTTCCTCTGAGCTCCAGTCTTGTGGATGTCAGTTACTTATGGCTCTGTCAGCTGAGGGTAAGTTGGGGGACCAACTGTGTCTGATGGTCATTCATTTCCAAGAATTAAAGCTGAGTatagaaattaatgaaaatcaGAGTAAGAAAACAAACTATCAACTGAAAATTATCTCACGATGCAGTAAGAATTGCCATTGAACCTGTGAGATATCAAATTCAAATCTTCAGATTCTCATGAAAAACTGTCCATCTCATAATTAACTTTGCCTTCTTCTAAGATCTGGCCTCAGCTGGAAAAGTTCAATTTTaacttcttttacttttaattattatttttgtggATAGAGGCAGCAGGTGAAATAATCGGTCAATATGGAGGAGTGCAGGATTTGTTATCAGCACTGCGAGCATTCCCTGACAACAAAAGCATTGCATCAAACTGCTGTGGTGCTCTGTGGAGTCTGGCTGTTAGCGGTATGGGAACaaagatttacaaatgttaaCTGTTTCACAGAAATGAAAGATTTACTTTTGGAAGAAGCGACATGCTATATCTGGGCCTTTCTATAATCATCAGTACCctctttttgtttctgttgtggCAACTGTTACAGAGACTGCAGAGTCATTGTTTGAATTACTTCTTTCATGAAACTCCTGATAATCTGTGGTGGTTAAGCATCATGCACAGTGCTACTTTCTTGTTCCCAGTCATACATGGCTTGTGGACAATTCTATCCTACCCGCAGCTTTATTCATCAAGTGAGTGAGTTCCAATTGTAATGGATCTTGGCACACTTTGGTTTTCCGACTATATTGTTCAGTTGATATCTaatctctgttttgttttagcTGGTTTCCTCTTATTTgaagatttctttctttcactaCTGATTTTTGCAGAGAACAATTGCAAGATAGTGTCTGAGGAACGGGGTCTTGAGGATATTGTCCTTGCCATGGGAAGACATAACACAGATGTTGATTTGGTGGAGGCTGCCTGTTCTGCTCTTTGGTCTCTTTCATTGGAAGGTAAATGGAGTACATAGCAGATTTACCTTGTTGAAAGTTGGTGTTTGGATCTAATGGAAATCAGgaatgaatatttaaacaaatttacaaTTCCCAAATTTCTCAAATGCAGATTATTTGACTCTCCCAGGTTCAAATCCTCATAAGAGAGTTTCTTTGTCCCATCCACATTACAAAGGAATGATACCTCTCTTTATTCCAAGACTGAGATTGTAATTTGCCATGTTCCTTATCTCATTGTTCATCCTGAGAATCTTAACTATCCtatactttttttcttcctgagaAAAACT is a window encoding:
- the LOC131785289 gene encoding serine/threonine kinase-like domain-containing protein STKLD1 isoform X2, whose amino-acid sequence is MFVCIVMDFYKMGDLDRALKQKRAKGVSIPELVIKKWFGQMVDALTWVHAKSMIHRDLKPSNIFLAEDGSISVGDFGVSTIMDDARTRTRTTVGTMNWMAPEVLERPYDERSDVWSLGCIVLELATCGFLDQSQISSKLFQIKQSPQELEDVLKEVEKAYKTKDAKDLCQTIRIMLRRNFQQRPTMKELAELPYVKGCIALSSKQPKGTGAATKGARKDAAKPVPKDKGVAGVLDYMKKNKDSVACQVQALKHLEQITRKQDVSLNKKAKQQIAETMTNENKKQDPSKDVHLQALKIFINLFPHADDNDVMFTEEIIRPVLSAMKSHITSSELQSCGCQLLMALSAEEAAGEIIGQYGGVQDLLSALRAFPDNKSIASNCCGALWSLAVSENNCKIVSEERGLEDIVLAMGRHNTDVDLVEAACSALWSLSLEEDNVDLMEDLNVIDLIVDAIKMHKKEPKVIKNACMALASIVEAREVCAHELLKIEGLESIIAAYNNLKTNDEVVENICVLFTELEEYDDIREEMKLNANITKLLSEAKSNFSDDEHEDLLRAAADALVKLGGGQRNGQRTSSARSRPRSAARKC